From the genome of Drosophila virilis strain 15010-1051.87 unplaced genomic scaffold, Dvir_AGI_RSII-ME tig00000019, whole genome shotgun sequence:
GTTTCGAATTTAGATGGACATTAGATTTATGTATGGTAAACAGGACAAATTAGCATTCTATTCTATATAGTTGTATTTCTACTCAggattaattgatttattgattgattgattgtaaGCAGATCCTAGGAAGACCTGACTAATCAGGCGGTCAGTTAGGACAAAATAGGTATGATGGGCATACGATTTATGTATGGTAAATAGTAGCATTTTAtgctatatatttttatatctaatcaggattgattgattgattgattgtaaGCAGATCATAGGAAGACCTGagcttttttgtcattttttttttttttcattttatccATAATCCATTGCACAATTACTTACAAAATAGGCTCGCGCCGACTCCTGATGTTATAGCTGCGACTTGGCCGGCGCCACGCTGAGGCCATAAAAGTCCGCCAATCGCTTGGCCTCGCGCCAACCGGCCTCCACGGCACCGTGGACCGTTGAGTAGTAATGTTCGCTGCTGGCCTCGCCGGCGAATTGGACAATTGGCTTGTCACAGCGGCTCTGCGGCGGCACCAGCATTTTGCTGCGTCCCGGCGAAGGCGGCGTCATGGCAACCACCGTCAATGGCTGGGCCAGATCGCTGGCGCCGGTGCCCAGGCGTTCCGTGTCCATGGAGCGAAAGGAATAGGAGCCACGGAAATACGGATTTGTGTACCAGGCGGAGCTGCGAAAGCCGAGCGGCTCTGGTATGTGCCAGTGTAGAAAGCGCCGGAAGAGATACATGCAGCCGGCAAGTACCTCAGCCGGCTGCAGTGACTCCATGTGCCGGCCATTGGCATTTATGATCCAGCCGGCGAGGACGCGTGGCTGATAGCTGACGCGATAGAAGCCAAAGACATCCTCCAGCCAGGCAAGCGGCGTATTGCGTATATCGGCCAGATCCTGCTGACGCCACAACAGCGTAAAGCCCGTCCAATCCTCGGGCCAAAAGGCCGCCGGAAACTCAACAAACAGCTTGTTGACGGTGCCAAAGGCCAATCCCTGGATAGCACGTTGCTTGGCCACCGGCAGCTGCGGCTCAAACAGCTGCAAATGCTGCTCCTTAAGGACGCCCAGCGAAACGGTGACTATAACATGATCTGCCACGCAGGATTCACCGTTGTTCAGCTGCAGCTCGACCCGAGCATCATTGCGATTCCAATTGATTTTGGTGACGCGCCGATTGAAGAGCACCCGCTGCTCGAGGATGCCCAGATCCGAGCTCGTCTGCAGCTCGCGACTGCGCGTTAGCAGACGCAACAGCTCGACAAAGCCCTTGTCCTTCCAGTTAAGCAGAATGTCGCCCTCGCACTCCCAATAGTCTAGATATCCGCGCCCCGACACCTCCTCCAGGGTGTCGGATGCCTCCACAGAGTTCTCGAATTTCTGATAATTATCAAAGAACTCGCCCGCAACGACCGGATCAATGTCGGCATTCTCCGGCCGGCGCAGCATCTCGTAGAACTTGCTCGACAGATAGCTGCCCAGCGAGCCGCTGCAGtgctgcagctccagctgccGTGTGACCAGCGAGTCACCCACAATCGCCTTCAGCCGGCTGGCGACGTTGTCCGGCAAGACTTCGCGATTGCTGCGCACACACTGATAGTTCTCGTAGACGGGTCCCGTGGACTCGAGCAGATCGTGCTGGCTGGCCAGCTCGTAGACAATGTTATCCTGCTCGCCGTGGCACCATTGGGCGCCCAGATCGATCACATTCTCGCCAAAGGGTATCGTATGTATGCGACCGCCCAGACGCGACTCGGCCTCAACGATCAGCACATTCTGGAAGCCATATTCCAGGAGCTTGGTGGCGCAGGCAACACCCGACGCTCCGGCGCCGATGATAACGATTTTGTGATCCCGATGCGATTTGCTCATAGCGTTCTATATACGTAGATCGTCCACAACTGCAAACAGAATGGATCCGAGAGGTGATAACAAGTCTCAAGTAAACTAGAGGGGGGCAGAGCAGAGCGCGGGGCTGGGCGAACAATCAGTGTATGAACGATTGTGATTTATTACAATTAAATGAGATTATAAAATGGGAATGGAATGggataaattcaaaatttaactCAACGCGTAACCTACATAGCCAGGCGAGCAGGTTGACCAAAAACCCGTCTTACCGTGCTCCTGAATCACCTGAAATAGCTAAAGTATCCTAGCTCGCATCGGGCAGTGCAAttatcatcaatcagtcaatcaactGGCCAGTTAGTCAGTCATTTGGTCAGACAGCCAATTAGACAGTTAATCAGCCATCATTCAGTCAATCTTTCAATCAGTCAGACGCTTACACATTCAGTCATCCAGCCAATTAGTCATTCAGTCAATTAGTTGGTCATCAATCATTCAACTTATTACACAATTAATCAGTGATCCTTCAGTCAATCTATCAATCAGGCGATCAAACATTCAGTTATCCACTCAATCAGTCATTCATTTAACCAGTTAATTAGTCAataagtcagtcaatcagtctatCGGTTAGTGACtcaatcagtcattcagtcagtcatttcctatcagtcagtcattcaggataaacagaaaataaatacatatagagATGTCTGCACATGAAATAAGATCGGCCAAAAGCCAAGCGGCGGCCGTGAGAACGTCGCTCGCCCAAATATGCAGGGTATGCAGTTCGGCCTAACTGACGTAAGCACTGAAGACCGATTTTCTTCAATTTCTTACGGTGGCAAACGAATACTtgaaagcattttgttgtaatttcatatttttggtatattataaacaaaataaaattattaaactacttt
Proteins encoded in this window:
- the LOC6636437 gene encoding spermine oxidase-like; the encoded protein is MSKSHRDHKIVIIGAGASGVACATKLLEYGFQNVLIVEAESRLGGRIHTIPFGENVIDLGAQWCHGEQDNIVYELASQHDLLESTGPVYENYQCVRSNREVLPDNVASRLKAIVGDSLVTRQLELQHCSGSLGSYLSSKFYEMLRRPENADIDPVVAGEFFDNYQKFENSVEASDTLEEVSGRGYLDYWECEGDILLNWKDKGFVELLRLLTRSRELQTSSDLGILEQRVLFNRRVTKINWNRNDARVELQLNNGESCVADHVIVTVSLGVLKEQHLQLFEPQLPVAKQRAIQGLAFGTVNKLFVEFPAAFWPEDWTGFTLLWRQQDLADIRNTPLAWLEDVFGFYRVSYQPRVLAGWIINANGRHMESLQPAEVLAGCMYLFRRFLHWHIPEPLGFRSSAWYTNPYFRGSYSFRSMDTERLGTGASDLAQPLTVVAMTPPSPGRSKMLVPPQSRCDKPIVQFAGEASSEHYYSTVHGAVEAGWREAKRLADFYGLSVAPAKSQL